Proteins co-encoded in one Methanobrevibacter gottschalkii DSM 11977 genomic window:
- a CDS encoding glycosyltransferase family protein codes for MVPIKEFTQPKISIILNLNDVTEKYFEKCFDSICNQELDYVEIICVENENYKFDKFQKYLLEYEFIKIFDEYYLQNNFNLIINSDYILFLNAKDWLLFVGLKHAYNLAIENDMDILINSYNIFHEFSGEIEDPYQEEYAQLNNLNSFSGNDFKNILFNMPKYSFNLYKTDFIKKLNLKIPLDLTSQISFFINSSMMTSRIGYNNKPLLYNRLNEENDNLNYYNLICNDFNFGICENNLEINMDSIIDTYFNILYFLEKEGIYNCNKYYLWNYIFRVFRRIYLQNFKNNIVIFKNIHDFCTNVFSKYHNDLVLNLKIENLTFYRSILKSNSIYELELLYENNRLVLQNEGKDKIINEKNNLISNLNNDLANSSKKLDVEIKKYLNILDDKDNRINILEEKYSYQVHENNLLIAKLSEVETSRSWRLTKIFRKIGMFKSIIVLVTVGFIIFLVMYILIIMLMLIIK; via the coding sequence GTGGTTCCTATTAAAGAGTTTACACAACCTAAAATTTCAATAATATTAAATTTAAATGATGTAACAGAAAAATATTTTGAAAAATGTTTTGATTCAATATGTAATCAAGAATTAGATTATGTTGAAATCATTTGTGTTGAAAATGAAAACTATAAATTTGATAAATTTCAAAAATATTTATTAGAATATGAGTTTATTAAAATTTTCGATGAATATTATCTTCAAAATAATTTTAATTTAATAATAAATTCTGATTACATTTTATTTTTAAACGCAAAAGATTGGTTATTATTTGTTGGTTTGAAACATGCATATAATTTGGCCATTGAAAATGATATGGATATTTTGATTAATTCTTATAATATATTTCATGAATTTTCTGGTGAAATTGAAGATCCTTACCAAGAAGAATATGCTCAATTAAATAATTTAAATAGTTTTTCTGGTAATGATTTTAAAAACATTTTATTTAACATGCCGAAATATTCTTTCAATCTTTATAAAACTGACTTTATTAAAAAATTGAATTTAAAAATCCCATTAGACTTAACTAGTCAGATCTCTTTTTTTATTAACTCATCAATGATGACTTCACGCATTGGGTATAATAATAAACCATTATTATATAATAGACTTAATGAGGAAAATGATAATTTAAATTATTATAATTTGATTTGTAATGATTTTAATTTTGGAATTTGTGAAAATAATTTAGAAATTAATATGGATTCTATTATTGATACTTATTTTAATATATTATATTTTTTAGAAAAAGAGGGAATTTACAATTGTAATAAATATTATTTGTGGAATTATATTTTTAGAGTATTTAGACGCATATATTTACAAAATTTTAAAAATAATATTGTTATTTTTAAGAATATTCATGATTTTTGTACAAATGTTTTTTCTAAGTATCATAATGATTTAGTTTTAAATTTAAAAATAGAAAACTTAACTTTTTATAGGTCTATTTTAAAATCAAATTCCATTTATGAATTAGAATTATTATATGAAAATAATAGGTTAGTTTTACAAAATGAAGGAAAAGATAAGATTATTAATGAAAAAAATAATTTAATATCTAATTTAAATAATGATTTGGCTAATTCTTCAAAAAAATTGGATGTTGAAATTAAAAAGTATTTAAATATATTGGATGATAAAGATAATCGAATTAATATTTTAGAAGAGAAATATTCTTATCAGGTTCATGAAAATAATCTATTAATTGCGAAACTTAGTGAAGTTGAAACATCTCGTTCATGGAGATTAACTAAAATTTTTAGAAAAATAGGGATGTTTAAATCAATAATCGTTTTAGTTACTGTTGGGTTTATAATTTTTTTAGTAATGTATATATTAATTATTATGTTGATGTTAATTATTAAATAG
- a CDS encoding glycosyltransferase, which translates to MGFKVSIIIPVFNVEFYIESCILSLQNQTIGFENLEIIFIDDCSTDNTSIIIEYYAKKYKNIRAIYCNENSGVAGKPRNIGMVNATSDYIMFIDPDDTFSKDACEVLYDKISKSKVDVVSGLHSKKIHGDTDIIFPGLLISTFTNPNDSWQIRKKQLAEYLKDFDELYFESLDEMPYLLGNFAIMSKIYRKSFLFSNNINFPEEIPGEDSVFLLNVFLNAKGIIFINKIIFSYYTSRDDEDNASLTHQSDLSRNLGRLKAYKMMLKLSKDHDKLDEFVNYLLCGKMNYFLNQYVNNKNLSKKEISIIINESYDLFTLINNSNCKFDSDYKKLVELIIDKNVDELYKYSENDVFHIVTNNHETKYIKDIKVAVIMDPFTYTSYSNEFEDIIIEPSSWLETFENEKPDLFFCESAYSGVNKKSVINGVAIEDNITPWQGKIGLNLISGNDNRKILFDILNYCNNHNIPTIFWNKEDPTSFDIKQYNFIDTSLHFDYIFTTDEETIPRYNARGHDNVYPLLFASQIKLFNPIEYKKRTNDIIFAGSWYNQFSERSNVMREFFNKIINSDYNLKIYDRASEINSINRKFPKEYSRYVFPKVHFDKMPSVYKESKISLNINTVTNSYTMFARRVFELMSSNTLVLSNYSKGIFDLFKDNVIYLDKLSSLNLDKIDIENICENNLYDVLENHTYYNRFKYILNIIGFKFKEENNNLIIIYGLNNKNELEIILNDFESIKYVNKTCLIYVKDNNLLNSLNERFIEDVKFIGIKELIMISEEFNQSYFFIIRDLFHPLEKDFIRRAFLHYNYLDKNIGVKQGNPKYNLAKTIEYKNILFNIELLDKVLEGLLKYRLNKLTILNI; encoded by the coding sequence ATGGGATTTAAGGTCAGTATTATAATACCAGTATTTAATGTTGAATTTTATATTGAGTCCTGTATATTATCATTACAAAATCAAACTATTGGTTTTGAAAATTTAGAAATTATTTTTATTGATGATTGTTCTACGGATAATACTTCAATAATCATAGAATACTATGCAAAAAAATATAAAAATATTAGGGCAATTTATTGTAATGAAAATAGTGGAGTTGCAGGTAAACCCCGTAATATTGGTATGGTTAATGCCACATCAGATTATATAATGTTTATTGATCCTGATGATACTTTTTCTAAAGATGCATGTGAAGTTTTATATGATAAAATCTCTAAATCGAAGGTGGATGTTGTTAGTGGGTTACATTCCAAAAAAATTCATGGTGATACTGATATTATTTTTCCAGGTTTGTTAATAAGTACTTTCACAAATCCCAATGATAGTTGGCAAATTAGGAAAAAACAATTGGCTGAATACTTAAAAGATTTTGATGAGCTTTATTTTGAATCTTTGGATGAAATGCCTTATTTATTAGGTAATTTTGCCATAATGAGCAAAATTTATCGTAAAAGTTTTTTATTTTCTAATAATATTAATTTTCCTGAAGAAATACCCGGTGAAGATTCAGTATTTTTATTAAATGTATTTCTAAATGCTAAAGGAATTATTTTTATTAATAAAATAATCTTTTCTTATTATACTTCACGTGATGATGAGGATAATGCATCGTTAACACATCAAAGTGATTTGTCAAGAAATTTAGGTAGATTAAAAGCATATAAAATGATGTTAAAATTATCAAAAGATCATGATAAATTAGATGAGTTTGTTAATTATCTTCTTTGTGGTAAGATGAATTATTTCTTAAATCAATATGTTAATAATAAAAATTTATCTAAAAAGGAGATTAGTATAATTATTAATGAAAGTTATGATTTATTTACTTTGATTAATAATTCTAATTGTAAATTTGATTCTGATTATAAAAAATTAGTTGAACTTATTATTGATAAAAATGTGGATGAGCTTTATAAATACTCAGAAAATGATGTTTTTCATATTGTGACAAATAATCATGAAACTAAATATATTAAAGATATAAAAGTAGCAGTTATAATGGATCCCTTTACTTACACTTCATATAGCAATGAGTTTGAAGATATTATAATTGAACCATCATCTTGGTTAGAAACTTTTGAAAATGAAAAACCTGATTTATTTTTTTGTGAATCCGCATATTCTGGAGTTAACAAAAAAAGTGTGATAAATGGGGTTGCAATTGAAGATAATATTACTCCTTGGCAGGGAAAAATTGGGTTAAATTTAATTAGTGGCAATGATAATAGGAAAATTCTCTTTGATATATTAAATTATTGTAATAATCATAATATTCCTACAATATTTTGGAATAAAGAAGATCCTACATCTTTCGATATAAAACAATATAATTTTATTGATACTTCATTACATTTTGATTATATTTTTACAACTGATGAAGAAACTATTCCTCGATATAATGCAAGAGGACATGATAATGTTTATCCTTTATTGTTTGCATCACAAATTAAATTGTTCAATCCTATAGAGTATAAAAAACGTACTAACGATATTATTTTTGCAGGTAGTTGGTATAATCAATTTAGTGAAAGAAGTAACGTTATGAGAGAATTTTTTAATAAAATAATTAATAGTGATTATAATTTGAAAATATATGATCGTGCTTCAGAGATTAATTCTATTAATAGGAAGTTTCCTAAGGAATATTCTCGATATGTTTTCCCCAAAGTACATTTTGATAAAATGCCTAGTGTATACAAAGAGAGCAAGATATCCTTAAATATTAACACTGTAACAAATTCTTACACAATGTTTGCTAGAAGAGTGTTTGAATTAATGTCATCTAATACATTGGTGTTATCTAATTATTCTAAAGGTATTTTTGATTTATTTAAAGATAATGTTATTTATTTAGATAAACTCAGTTCTTTAAATTTAGATAAAATTGATATTGAAAATATTTGTGAAAATAATTTATATGATGTTCTTGAAAATCATACTTATTATAATAGGTTTAAATATATTTTAAATATTATCGGATTTAAATTTAAAGAAGAAAATAATAATCTTATTATAATTTATGGTTTAAATAATAAAAATGAACTGGAAATTATTTTAAATGACTTTGAATCTATTAAGTATGTTAATAAAACTTGCTTAATCTATGTAAAAGATAATAATTTATTGAATAGTTTAAATGAAAGGTTTATTGAAGATGTTAAATTTATTGGTATAAAAGAATTAATCATGATTTCAGAAGAATTTAATCAGAGTTATTTTTTTATTATTAGGGATTTATTTCATCCACTTGAAAAAGATTTTATTAGAAGGGCTTTTTTGCATTATAATTATCTTGATAAGAACATTGGTGTCAAACAGGGAAATCCTAAATATAATTTAGCTAAAACTATAGAATATAAAAATATTTTATTTAATATTGAACTGTTAGATAAAGTATTAGAAGGTTTATTAAAATATCGATTAAATAAATTAACAATTCTTAATATCTAA
- a CDS encoding nucleotide sugar dehydrogenase — protein MKICILGQGYIGLPTAALFSLNHCEVIGVDIFEDMINNLNKGIIHIEEPGISKIIKKAIESNVYRASLIPEKADAFIITVPTPYIVENYSCDLSYVTTACKSILPYIEKGNTVIIESTIAPMSTDDVIKPIFENAGFIIGEDLFLAHCPERVIPGKIIDELIHNDRIIGGVTPKCAVKASEVYDQFVEGELILTEAKTAELSKCMENTFRDVNIALANELTKICTEIGVNVLDVIEMANKHPRVNLHSPGPGVGGHCLAIDPYFIYAKAPKTAHIIKLARDTNKSMPDFVCENVEKIISKGKIAILGVSYKGNIGDDRESPSYEIIAKLCSKYEISIHDPHIDNPNFVSLGTAVNGADLILVLCDHNEFKNMDYDLIKDKMEKAIIFDTKNIIKEVPDDIKLFNYGNLYSI, from the coding sequence ATGAAGATATGTATTTTGGGTCAAGGATACATTGGGCTTCCAACTGCAGCACTATTTAGTCTTAATCATTGTGAAGTTATTGGAGTGGATATCTTTGAAGATATGATAAATAATTTGAATAAAGGTATTATTCATATAGAAGAACCAGGAATTTCGAAAATTATTAAAAAAGCGATTGAATCAAATGTTTATAGAGCTAGTTTAATCCCTGAAAAAGCTGATGCATTTATAATTACTGTACCAACACCGTATATTGTTGAAAATTATAGTTGTGATTTAAGTTATGTTACAACTGCATGTAAATCAATTTTACCTTATATTGAAAAAGGTAATACTGTTATCATTGAATCTACTATTGCTCCTATGTCTACTGATGATGTGATTAAACCTATATTTGAAAATGCTGGTTTTATTATTGGTGAGGATTTATTCCTTGCACATTGTCCTGAAAGAGTAATCCCTGGCAAAATTATTGATGAATTAATTCATAATGATAGAATCATTGGGGGAGTAACACCAAAATGTGCAGTAAAAGCTAGTGAAGTTTATGATCAGTTTGTTGAAGGAGAGCTAATACTTACTGAGGCAAAAACCGCAGAATTATCTAAATGTATGGAAAATACATTTAGGGATGTTAATATTGCACTTGCAAATGAACTTACTAAAATTTGTACTGAAATTGGTGTTAATGTATTAGATGTTATTGAAATGGCTAATAAACATCCAAGGGTTAATTTACATTCACCTGGTCCAGGTGTTGGAGGGCATTGCCTTGCAATTGATCCTTACTTTATTTATGCTAAAGCACCTAAAACTGCCCATATTATTAAATTAGCACGTGATACAAACAAATCCATGCCAGATTTTGTATGTGAAAATGTTGAAAAAATTATTTCGAAAGGTAAAATTGCAATTTTGGGTGTTTCTTATAAAGGTAATATTGGGGATGATAGGGAAAGCCCATCATATGAAATAATCGCTAAGTTATGTTCAAAGTATGAAATTTCTATACATGATCCTCACATTGATAATCCTAATTTTGTAAGTTTAGGTACTGCAGTTAATGGTGCGGATTTAATTTTAGTATTATGTGATCATAATGAATTTAAAAACATGGATTATGATTTAATTAAAGATAAAATGGAAAAAGCAATAATTTTTGATACTAAAAATATAATAAAAGAAGTTCCAGATGATATCAAGTTATTTAACTATGGAAATTTATACTCTATTTAA
- a CDS encoding helix-turn-helix domain-containing protein has translation MSGIPKKEIKKHIPVKDLDKRIKKLEKDVKVLNRLHFIKACYSGMSIKEAAELNGISYSNAYVWFNRWNEEGPEGIIPKYAGGRPSYLTSDEKIELEKLLQQEEVITTEIVHKIIKDNFGVDYSHKQVRIIVKSLGYSYSKPYPINIETDSQKVEIFKKNSHNSI, from the coding sequence ATGTCTGGAATTCCTAAAAAAGAAATAAAAAAACACATTCCTGTTAAAGATTTGGATAAAAGAATTAAAAAGTTAGAAAAAGATGTAAAAGTATTAAATAGGCTTCATTTTATAAAAGCATGTTATTCTGGAATGAGTATTAAAGAAGCAGCTGAATTAAATGGAATATCTTATTCAAATGCATATGTTTGGTTTAATAGATGGAACGAAGAAGGTCCTGAGGGCATAATTCCAAAATACGCTGGAGGACGTCCATCATATCTGACTTCAGATGAAAAAATAGAATTAGAAAAATTACTCCAACAAGAAGAAGTTATAACAACAGAAATCGTTCATAAAATTATTAAAGATAATTTCGGTGTTGATTATAGTCATAAACAAGTAAGAATCATTGTTAAAAGTTTGGGTTATTCATATTCAAAACCATATCCAATAAATATTGAAACTGATTCTCAAAAAGTTGAAATCTTTAAAAAAAACTCTCACAATTCAATTTAA
- a CDS encoding FkbM family methyltransferase, producing MQIIDKIKLKLLNSSNSYNFYKNNYLAQNIQLKLLNEELEDKNSEINKFNEIVLEQGNNLKLLNEELEDKNSEINKFNEIVLGQGNNLKLLNEELEDKNSEINRVNYRIDKMLSFDLLFKENLTMFNTHIKEIFDNQRDFASNLNEYYEKLSYRSNEVNESLIKFETMLSKSNRGMDEKSDVILDFIKNENIRINNHVEMLFNHHVKEFNKFNKNIKNSMDFIENNYKNCRKYFFKGNESLLEPYLDTDFMFNFCYFNNIELLSYSPKENLILLKNKDGIVIGTNNHLWTIMEIYGLNEYMIPILFYFDDFVVFDIGMNRAYASLSFANMQNCSSVFGFEIDEFVYSKAIDNISLNPNLANKITTYNFGLSDEDGIVELYCYEGFDGLNTMMYDFLEANPSLNLYKDKLDVKKVHVKKASEVILDIISKNNITSNIVLKIDTEGAEYKIVYDLIKIRFN from the coding sequence GTGCAGATTATTGATAAAATCAAACTAAAGTTATTAAATTCAAGTAATTCTTATAATTTTTATAAAAATAATTATTTAGCTCAAAATATTCAATTAAAATTACTTAATGAGGAATTGGAGGATAAGAATTCTGAAATTAATAAATTTAATGAGATTGTGTTAGAACAAGGTAATAATTTAAAATTACTTAATGAGGAATTGGAGGATAAGAATTCTGAAATTAATAAATTTAATGAGATTGTGTTAGGACAAGGTAATAATTTAAAATTACTTAATGAGGAATTGGAGGATAAGAATTCTGAAATTAATAGAGTTAATTATAGAATTGATAAAATGTTATCATTTGACTTGCTTTTTAAAGAAAATTTAACAATGTTTAATACTCATATTAAAGAGATTTTTGATAATCAACGAGATTTTGCATCGAATTTAAATGAATACTATGAAAAATTAAGTTATAGGAGCAATGAAGTTAATGAATCATTAATTAAGTTTGAAACAATGTTATCTAAAAGTAATAGGGGAATGGATGAGAAGTCTGATGTTATTCTTGATTTTATTAAAAATGAGAATATTAGAATAAACAATCATGTTGAAATGTTATTTAATCATCATGTGAAAGAATTCAATAAATTTAACAAAAATATAAAGAACTCTATGGATTTTATTGAAAATAATTATAAGAACTGTAGAAAATATTTTTTTAAGGGTAATGAATCACTTTTAGAGCCTTATTTGGATACGGATTTCATGTTCAACTTTTGTTATTTTAATAATATAGAATTACTTTCTTATTCTCCTAAAGAGAATTTGATATTGCTAAAAAATAAAGATGGGATTGTTATTGGGACAAATAATCACCTTTGGACAATTATGGAAATTTATGGTTTAAATGAATATATGATTCCAATTTTATTTTATTTTGATGATTTTGTTGTGTTTGATATTGGTATGAATAGAGCATATGCTAGTTTGAGTTTTGCAAATATGCAAAATTGTTCTTCAGTTTTTGGATTTGAAATTGATGAATTTGTATATTCTAAAGCAATAGATAATATTTCTTTAAATCCAAATTTAGCTAATAAAATAACAACTTATAATTTTGGACTTTCGGATGAAGATGGCATTGTTGAATTATATTGTTATGAAGGTTTCGATGGTCTTAATACGATGATGTATGATTTTTTAGAGGCTAATCCTTCATTAAATTTATATAAAGATAAACTTGATGTGAAAAAAGTTCATGTGAAAAAAGCTAGTGAGGTAATATTAGACATTATTTCAAAAAATAATATTACATCTAATATTGTACTAAAAATTGATACTGAAGGTGCAGAATATAAGATTGTCTATGATTTAATTAAAATCCGATTTAATTAA